Proteins co-encoded in one Perca flavescens isolate YP-PL-M2 chromosome 11, PFLA_1.0, whole genome shotgun sequence genomic window:
- the wdr3 gene encoding WD repeat-containing protein 3: MGLTKQYLRYAASAVFGVIGSQKANIAYVTLRGGERGRYVAVAACEHVFIWDARKGEKVLILQGQKHEVTFLCPSPDGVHIAVGYEDGAVRIFSLLNGESNVSFNGHKTSVSVMQYDTLGARLVTGSKDTDVIVWDIINECGLYRLRGHKDVITQALFLKDKNLLVTSSKDSFVKWWDLDTQHCFKTMVGHRSEVWGMVLLNQENRLLTGSADSELRAWDINYLQEEKAEGEPKVKKGKTLLDDDDDEDNEEGVDESLEERILSCRKAGSILREARDRVVSLAADAKARVIACHGNDAVLELFTVLSEEEVQKKMTKKMKKAKKKAAKSQEDACEEAAEPVVERTLKDEILRLTNIKASSKIRWVDCLSCAGGELKVALLLQNNTIETYSLRTSDKTPTANKTARLTLGGHRTDVRTLAFSSDNLAVLSASGDTVKVWNRSTLQVIRTMACEYALCSLFVPGDRQIILGTKSGKLQIFELASGSLLETVDAHNGALWSLCLAPDQRGIVTGSADKTVKFWEFELIKDEGTVQKRLTVKHTRTLKLEEDILCVKFSPDHRLLAVSLLDCTVKVFYTDTLKFFLSLYGHKLPVLCLDISHDNTLIATGSADRNVKIWGLDFGDCHRSMFAHDDSVMFLQFVPKTHLFFTAGKDKKIKQWDADKFEHIQTLEGHHREVWCLTISPSGDHIVSSSHDKSLRLWERTREPIILDEEREMEREAEFEESMAKGDVPVVPGETEGEAAPASKKTVETVKAAERIMEALELYKEENRKMEVYKYACQTAGNEVPPPKPNPILVAFGNVSPSRYVLDVVKKVRSSELEVSLLVLPFPYIPELLTLFNGYIKQGLEVELVCRCLFFLLKIHFGQISSNQMLLSVIDELRTNTVSKVREIRDVMGFNSAALQFLQREIESKEDVMFFADATGQLAEKKKKRRKRERAILTIA; this comes from the exons ATGGGGTTGACCAAGCAGTACCTGCGCTACGCTGCCAGTGCAGTGTTTGGAGTGATTGGAAGCCAAAAAGCCAACATTGCATATGTGACCCTccgagggggagagagggggcgCTACGTCGCTGTGGCTGCATGTGAACACGTGTTCATCTGGGATGCCCGAAAAGGAGAAAAG GTCCTGATCCTGCAGGGCCAGAAACACGAGGTGACCTTCCTCTGCCCCTCGCCCGATGGCGTCCATATCGCCGTGGGTTACGAGGACGGTGCCGTGCGGATCTTCAGCTTGCTGAACGGCGAGAGCAACGTCTCTTTCAATGGCCACAAAACTTCTGTCAGCGTAATGCAATATGACACGCTCGGAGCTCGGCTCGTCACTGGTTCCAAG GACACAGATGTGATCGTGTGGGACATCATCAATGAGTGTGGGCTGTACAGGCTCAGAGGCCATAAAGACGTCATCACACAGGCCTTGTTCCTCAAAGACAAAAACCTCCTGGTCACGAG CTCCAAGGACAGTTTTGTGAAGTGGTGGGACCTGGACACACAGCACTGCTTCAAGACTATGGTGGGCCATCGCAGTGAG gtgtGGGGCATGGTGCTGCTGAACCAGGAGAACAGGCTGTTAACAGGCTCAGCAGACAGTGAGCTTCGAGCCTGGGACATCAACTACCTGCAGGAG gAGAAAGCTGAAGGTGAGCCCAAAGTAAAGAAGGGGAAAACTCTGCTGGATGATGACGACGATGAGGACAACGAGGAAGGGGTGGACGAAAGTCTTGAAGAG cGGATCCTGAGTTGTAGGAAAGCCGGATCAATCCTGAGAGAGGCCCGAGACCGAGTTGTTTCGCTGGCAGCAGACGCCAAGGCCAGAGTCATCGCCTGTCAT GGCAATGATGCAGTCCTGGAGCTCTTTACTGTGCTGTCAGAGGAGGAAGTGCAGAAGAAAATGAcaaagaagatgaagaaagCCAAAAAGAAGGCAGCAAA ATCTCAGGAAGATGCATGCGAGGAGGCAGCAGAGCCGGTGGTGGAGAGGACGCTGAAGGACGAGATCCTCCGACTGACCAACATCAAGGCCTCCTCCAAGATCAG GTGGGTGGACTGCCTGTCGTGTGCAGGTGGTGAGCTGAAGGtggcgctgctgctgcagaaCAACACCATCGAGACCTACAGCCTGAGGACTTCAGACAAGACCCCCACCGCCAACAAGACGGCTCGCCTCACGCTCGGCGGCCACCGCACCGACGTCCGCACGCTGGCCTTCAGCTCGGACAACCTGGCCGTCCTCTCCGCCTCCGGGGACACCGTCAAAGTTTGGAACAG GTCAACTCTGCAGGTGATTCGCACCATGGCCTGTGAGTACGCCCTCTGCTCCCTCTTCGTgcctggagacagacagatcaTCCTGGGAACTAAG AGCGGGAAGCTGCAGATCTTTGAGTTGGCCTCAGGAAGCCTACTGGAGACTGTGGATGCCCATAATGGAGCTCTGTGGTCCCTGTGCCTGGCCCCAGACCAG AGGGGGATTGTCACAGGAAGTGCAGATAAGACTGTGAAGTTCTGGGAGTTTGAGCTGATAAAGGACGAAGGGACTGTCCAGAA GAGGCTGACagtgaaacacacacgcactctgAAATTGGAGGaagacattttgtgtgtgaagtTTTCTCCTGACCACAGACTGCTGGCCGTCTCTCTGTTAGACTGCACTGTCAAGGTCttctacacagacacacttaaG TTCTTCTTGTCGCTGTATGGACACAAGCTGCCTGTACTTTGTCTGGACATCTCACAC GATAACACACTTATCGCCACCGGCTCCGCCGACAGAAACGTCAAGATCTGGGGTTTGGATTTCGGCGACTGTCACCGCTCCATGTTTGCTCACGACGACAG CGTCATGTTCCTCCAGTTTGTCCCCAAGACTCATCTGTTCTTCACAGCGGGGAAGGACAAGAAGATCAAACAGTGGGACGCCGACAAGTTTGAGCACATCCAGACACTAGAG GGCCATCATCGGGAGGTTTGGTGTCTGACCATCAGCCCCAGCGGTGACCACATTGTGTCGTCGTCCCACGACAAATCCCTGCGACTGTGGGAGAGGACCAGGGAGCCCATCATCCTGGATGAGGAACGGGAGATG GAACGGGAAGCAGAGTTTGAGGAGAGCATGGCCAAAGGAGATGTCCCTGTG GTACCCGGAGAGACGGAAGGAGAGGCAGCACCAGCCAGCAAGAAGACCGTTGAGACTGTCAAAGCT GCAGAGCGAATCATGGAGGCTCTGGAACTTTACAAAGAGGAAAACAGGAAGATGGAAGTGTATAAATACGCTTGTCAGACAGCAGGCAACGAG GTTCCTCCGCCGAAACCCAACCCTATCCTCGTGGCTTTTGGAAATGTTTCA CCGTCCCGCTATGTTTTAGACGTCGTGAAGAAGGTCCGATCGAG TGAGCTGGAGGTTTCTCTGCTGGTGTTACCATTCCCTTACATCCCCGAGCTGCTGACGCTGTTCAACGGTTACATCAAGCAGGGCCTGGAGGTGGAGCTGGTCTGCCGCTGCCTTTTCTTCCTTCTCAA GATCCATTTTGGTCAGATCTCCAGTAACCAGATGCTGCTGTCTGTCATAGACGAGCTACGGACCAATACTGTCTCAAAAGTGCGCGAGATCAGA GACGTGATGGGCTTTAATAGCGCGGCGCTCCAGTTCCTCCAGCGGGAAATCGAGAGCAAAGAGGACGTGATGTTCTTTGCCGACGCCACAGGCCAACtggcggagaagaagaagaagaggaggaagagggagcgAGCCATCCTGACCATCGCTTGA